The following are from one region of the Nicotiana tomentosiformis chromosome 7, ASM39032v3, whole genome shotgun sequence genome:
- the LOC138896280 gene encoding uncharacterized protein — MSAPPENWEGQSTARPPLFNGQYYSWWKNRMRDQIIGENYELWDIITDDPLATMKINVEGEEVPKKRADCIADDLRKWEKNAKAKKWLVCGLGPDEYSRIQSCTTTKEIRDTLQVAHEGTPQVKRIISEKDRVEKILTRVLPVTWESKITVIQESKNIATLKLDELIGNLTAYELRRQTMKMDIPTKEMSLALRITEGSDLEDDEMAMITKDFKNYLKRAKGTSRSGSYSKPKAPERKTNEGCYKCGKTDHHIKNCPQ, encoded by the exons atgagtgcaccacctgaaaactgggaagggcaatccactgctaggccaccactattcaacggccagtattactcttggtggaaaaacaggatgagagatcagATCATAGGAGAaaactatgagctatgggacattatCACAGATGATCCACTAGCAACCATGAAGATAAATGTCGAAGGAGAAGAGGTACCAAAGAAAAGAGCGGACTGTATTGCCGATgacttgaggaaatgggagaagaatgctaaagccaagaaatggcttgtttgtggacttggtccagatgagtacagtagaatccaaagttgtaccactaCTAAGGAAATTCgggacactttgcaagtggcccatgaaggaacacctcaagtgaagag GATTATTTCTGAAAAAGACAGAGTTGAaaagattttgacaagggttctgccagttacttgggagagcaaaatcactgtcattcaggaatcaaagaatattgccactcttaagttggatgagctaattggaaatctcactgcttatgaacttagaaggcaaaccatgaaAATGGATATACCCACGAAGGAAATgagcctggcactcagaatcaccgaaggttctgatctagaagatgatgaaatggctatgatcacaaaggacttcaagaaTTACCTAAAGAGAGCAAAGGGtacttcaagaagtggaagctacagCAAACCAAAGGCTCCTGAAAGAAAAACTAATGagggatgctacaagtgtggtaagactgatcaccacatcaagaactgccctcaatga